A stretch of Christensenellaceae bacterium DNA encodes these proteins:
- the rmlA gene encoding glucose-1-phosphate thymidylyltransferase, with protein MKGIILAGGSGTRLYPLTIMTSKQLLPVYDKPMIYYPLSTLMLAGIKDILIISTPVDLPRFKSLLGDGSQFGISLCYKEQPSPDGLAQAFIIGEEFIGGDTCAMILGDNIFYGNGLSQLMAEAVANADNGRATVFGYYVDDPERFGIVDFDETGKALSVEEKPQNPKSNYAITGLYFYDNRVAKYAKALKPSARGELEVTDLNAVYLKEGDLDVKLMGRGYAWLDTGTFDSLIEAAEFVRMLQKRQGIVMSAPEEIAFRRGWIDCATLRSSAAKYGKSPYGEHLNAVAEGKVLDI; from the coding sequence ATGAAAGGAATTATACTTGCGGGTGGCAGCGGCACGCGCCTTTACCCGCTCACGATCATGACCAGCAAACAGCTTTTGCCGGTATACGACAAGCCGATGATCTATTATCCGCTTTCCACGCTTATGCTTGCGGGCATCAAGGATATTCTGATCATCTCCACGCCTGTCGATTTGCCGCGCTTTAAAAGCCTGCTGGGAGACGGTTCACAGTTCGGGATCTCGCTTTGCTATAAGGAGCAGCCGTCGCCGGACGGCCTTGCGCAGGCGTTTATCATCGGCGAGGAATTTATTGGCGGCGATACGTGCGCGATGATCCTCGGGGACAATATTTTTTATGGGAACGGCCTGTCGCAACTGATGGCGGAAGCGGTCGCTAACGCGGATAACGGCAGGGCGACGGTATTCGGTTATTATGTGGACGATCCGGAGCGTTTCGGGATCGTCGATTTCGACGAAACAGGAAAGGCGCTCTCTGTAGAAGAAAAGCCGCAGAACCCAAAGTCCAATTACGCGATCACAGGCCTTTATTTTTATGATAACCGCGTAGCGAAATACGCAAAGGCGCTAAAACCGAGTGCGCGCGGCGAGCTTGAGGTAACGGATCTCAACGCGGTATATTTAAAGGAGGGCGACCTTGACGTCAAGCTGATGGGACGCGGTTATGCCTGGCTGGATACAGGAACGTTCGATTCGCTGATCGAGGCGGCGGAGTTCGTGCGTATGCTGCAAAAACGCCAGGGCATCGTCATGTCCGCGCCGGAGGAAATTGCGTTCCGCAGGGGCTGGATTGACTGCGCTACGCTTCGCAGCAGCGCCGCAAAATATGGAAAATCACCGTACGGGGAGCATCTTAATGCAGTTGCGGAAGGGAAGGTGCTTGATATATGA
- a CDS encoding alcohol dehydrogenase, which translates to MKNFVAEVPEKIVFGAGVLRELGKYAEGLGKRAFIVAGQSVRPEKTALLETVKEQLKEADIQTVIFAEAEQNPTTTTCDRGARLARENGCDLIVGVGGGSPMDAAKFIALLAASGGSAVDYIPGGKFADADDRDLKCLPIIAITTTSGTGSEATPFAVVTNPENGNKPGTGHSFWYPAVSIVDPELTLTLPERVTVNTGLDVFFHAFEAYVSREENEYADMFAKRAIELVVENLKKCVDNPQDIEARSAMSLANMLAGTAISLSGTFAIHGMGHSISGHFGAAHGETLCALGPALTEYSYRGNIPKFAKVAVLLGADPQQGEEELARSCADRLRQFLAMFGRDITASSLGVTEQSVPALADDALFAMRGAIEATPVAMTRQDIIDVYMKSM; encoded by the coding sequence ATGAAAAATTTTGTAGCGGAAGTTCCTGAAAAGATCGTATTTGGCGCGGGCGTACTGCGGGAGCTTGGAAAATATGCCGAAGGCCTTGGAAAACGCGCTTTCATTGTCGCCGGACAAAGCGTCCGGCCAGAAAAAACAGCTTTGCTGGAGACGGTAAAAGAGCAGCTTAAAGAGGCGGACATACAGACGGTTATCTTTGCAGAGGCGGAACAGAATCCAACGACGACGACATGCGACCGCGGAGCGCGGCTCGCGCGGGAAAACGGCTGCGATCTTATAGTGGGCGTGGGCGGCGGCAGCCCGATGGACGCCGCGAAGTTTATTGCCTTGCTCGCCGCCTCAGGCGGCAGCGCCGTCGATTACATCCCGGGCGGAAAATTTGCAGATGCGGATGACAGGGATTTAAAATGCCTGCCTATTATCGCGATCACGACCACATCGGGAACGGGCAGCGAAGCGACTCCGTTTGCGGTGGTGACAAATCCCGAAAACGGCAATAAGCCAGGAACGGGACACAGCTTCTGGTATCCGGCGGTTTCGATTGTCGATCCGGAGCTGACCCTCACACTACCGGAAAGGGTAACGGTCAATACAGGTCTTGACGTATTCTTCCATGCTTTTGAGGCTTATGTGAGCAGGGAAGAAAACGAGTATGCGGATATGTTTGCAAAGAGGGCGATCGAACTTGTGGTGGAGAACCTGAAAAAGTGCGTGGACAACCCGCAGGACATAGAGGCGCGCAGCGCGATGTCTTTGGCGAATATGCTGGCGGGCACGGCGATCTCACTTTCGGGGACTTTTGCGATCCACGGTATGGGACACAGCATCAGCGGGCACTTCGGCGCGGCGCACGGAGAAACGCTGTGTGCGCTGGGACCGGCGCTTACGGAATATTCCTATCGGGGGAATATCCCCAAATTCGCCAAGGTGGCCGTACTGCTGGGGGCGGATCCACAGCAGGGAGAAGAAGAGCTTGCACGTAGTTGTGCAGACCGGCTGCGGCAATTCCTGGCGATGTTTGGCAGGGACATCACGGCTTCATCGCTGGGCGTAACGGAGCAGTCCGTTCCCGCGCTGGCGGACGACGCGCTGTTTGCCATGCGCGGCGCGATTGAAGCGACGCCCGTCGCCATGACGCGGCAGGATATTATTGATGTATATATGAAATCTATGTGA
- a CDS encoding glycosyl transferase family 2: MKYDVTVSIVNYNNYEKARQAIRTLLENTHGIRVKIYLIDNASKDGSAVRLADEFSALSVVFSDKNLGFGAGHNLVLDLIDSDFHAFVNPDIVLHSDILTELTDFMRKNPDVGMCTPAIRYTNGDPQHLPKRNPKLKYLIANRTPGKKWEDLRRHYKMLDEDLTGITDIEFASGCFLLIRTDLLKQIGGFDERYFMYFEDADLSRMVLKSARVVFYPYDYVVHDYARTSAHNLRYLLIHIASMFKYFLKWRGKAKPLDI; encoded by the coding sequence TTGAAATATGACGTAACGGTCAGCATCGTAAATTACAATAATTATGAAAAAGCGCGTCAGGCGATCAGGACGCTTCTTGAAAATACGCATGGTATCCGCGTAAAAATTTACCTGATCGACAACGCTTCCAAAGACGGCAGCGCAGTGCGGCTGGCGGATGAGTTTTCCGCCCTCAGCGTGGTGTTCAGCGATAAAAATCTTGGCTTCGGCGCGGGGCATAACCTGGTTCTTGATCTCATCGATTCGGATTTCCATGCCTTTGTCAATCCGGATATTGTCCTCCACAGCGATATTTTGACGGAGCTTACGGACTTTATGCGGAAAAATCCGGATGTCGGCATGTGTACGCCCGCCATCCGTTATACCAACGGTGATCCGCAGCACCTACCCAAACGCAACCCCAAGCTTAAATACCTGATTGCCAACCGGACGCCCGGCAAAAAGTGGGAAGATCTGCGCAGGCATTACAAAATGCTGGATGAGGATTTAACAGGGATTACGGATATAGAATTCGCCAGCGGATGTTTTTTGCTGATCCGCACAGATCTCTTAAAGCAGATCGGCGGTTTTGACGAACGCTATTTTATGTATTTTGAAGATGCGGACCTGTCGCGCATGGTGCTTAAAAGCGCGCGGGTGGTCTTTTACCCTTATGACTATGTGGTGCACGATTACGCACGCACCAGCGCGCACAACCTGCGTTATTTGCTGATTCATATCGCCTCTATGTTCAAGTATTTTTTAAAGTGGCGCGGCAAGGCTAAGCCGCTTGACATATAG
- a CDS encoding dTDP-4-dehydrorhamnose 3,5-epimerase, translating into MKLKETGIAGLVVIEPDVHGDHRGWFMETYSKPKFEELGIICEFVQDNQSFSAQKGTLRGLHFQKNPMAQAKLLRCTAGKILDVAVDLRKNSPTYKKWYAVELSAENKRMFFMPKGMGHGFVTLSDNVEVQYKVDAVYSPECDRSIRFDDPEIGVEWGIENPILSQKDLQAPMLKDSDVDF; encoded by the coding sequence ATGAAGCTCAAAGAAACCGGCATCGCGGGGCTGGTCGTCATAGAGCCGGACGTGCATGGAGACCATCGCGGCTGGTTTATGGAAACATACAGCAAACCCAAATTTGAAGAGCTGGGCATCATCTGCGAATTCGTGCAGGACAACCAGTCGTTCTCCGCGCAAAAAGGAACGCTGCGCGGGTTGCATTTCCAGAAGAACCCGATGGCACAGGCAAAGCTTTTGCGCTGTACGGCAGGAAAGATACTGGACGTTGCCGTTGACCTGCGTAAGAATTCGCCGACGTATAAAAAGTGGTACGCGGTGGAACTTTCGGCGGAGAATAAACGCATGTTCTTTATGCCCAAGGGCATGGGACATGGATTTGTAACGCTCAGCGACAACGTAGAGGTGCAATATAAGGTAGACGCGGTATATTCGCCCGAGTGCGACCGTTCTATCCGTTTCGACGATCCGGAGATCGGCGTCGAATGGGGTATCGAAAACCCCATTCTCTCGCAAAAAGATCTGCAGGCGCCGATGCTCAAAGACAGTGACGTGGATTTTTAA